A stretch of DNA from Acidobacteriota bacterium:
GGGCCATCGAAATGATCGTCAAACGCGGTTACGCCGTCGTGACAGCCTATTGCGGCGATTTGTTCCCCGATCACAACGAAGGCCTGAAAGATTCGATCATCCCACAGCTTTATCGAAACGGGCAGACGGCGCAGGCCGCCAACGACTGGAATGCGCTGGGCGCGTGGGCGTGGGGGATGAGCCGCGCAATGGATTACATCGAAAAGGACAAGACGCTCGATGCCCGGCGTGTCGCCATCATCGGGCATTCACGGCTGGGCAAAGCTACGTTGTGGGCGGGCGCGCAGGATGAACGCTTTGCGCTGGTCATTTCCAATGAAAGTGGCGAAGGCGGCGCGGCGCTGGCGCGGCGTAATTTCGGCGAGACGGTCGAACGCATCAACACCAGTTTCCCATACTGGTTCAACGCCAATTTCAAACAGTACAACCGCAACGTCGCGGCGCTGCCCGTTGATCAACACATGCTGCTGGCGCTGATTGCGCCGCGTCCGCTTTACGTCGCTAGTGCCGTCGAAGACCAGTGGTCAGACCCGCGCGGCGAATTCCTCTCGGCCAAAGCGGCTTCGCCAGTGTATCGCTTGTTGGGCACGGATGGCCTGGGCACGACCGAGATGCCGGGCTTGCAGCAGCCAGTCATGACGACCATCGGCTATCACATCCGTGCGGGTAAGCATGATGTCACCGAGTACGATTGGGAACAGTATCTGAACTTCGCCGATAAACATCTGCGGACGAAGAAATAATGTACAGCCGGCTGCCAGCCGGCTGAAAGTTCGCGCGAATTTGGGGCTGGCTTTCGGCCTTACAACGTCTGAGCAGGCAGTTGGCTGGCAGCCGACTGTACATTGCGGCAAACAAATGATGAGCTTTGTTGACATCCTCATGCTGGCGCTGCGCAATTTGCGCCAGGCCAAACTGCGCACGGCGCTGACCGTCATCGGCGTCGTCGTCGGCGTTGCCGCGATTATTACGATGGTCAGTTTCGGCATCGGCTTGCAGCGCAACATCATCGGCCAGGCCTTTGCGCGACTGGATGCCTTCACTGCAATCACCGTGTTGGGCGCGGATACGGAAGACCTGCTGGCGTTGAACGAAGGGCGCACCGCGTTGGATGAAGACGAAGAGGGAGCCGCAAAGCCTGGGAATGCCGAAGCCGTAGCCAGCCCCGCGCCGAGTGCAACTCCGGCCAGCAATGGCCCACCGAATGCGCCCAGCCGGCCGCGCCGCGTGTTGGATGAAACGACGCTCGCCGAGATTGGTAGGCTGAAGGGCGTGCGGTTTGTCGCGCCAATTGTGACGTTCAATTGCTTCACGCGCTTTAACGACCGCACGCGGGTGCAAACGATTGCCGGGGCGACGGTGGGCGATGATCCGCGTTTCAAAACCTTTCTGGCGGGCGGCGGTTTCCGCACTGCCGATGCGCACGAAGCCGTCATCAACGAAAACTTCCTCACCGCGTTTTCGCCGGAAGCCTTTCGCCGTCGCCGTAATCGCCGGGGCGGGCCACCACAAGGCGGGCCGTTTCAAGCCACTTCGACCAAGAGCGATGAAGAGCGCGTGCGCGATGCGCAAGCCGCCCTGGGCAAAGAGCTTACGCTGCTCTCGCAACCCGGCGCAGCAAGTGTGACGGGCAGCATCTTTGGCATTCCGTTGCTCAATCCCGCTTCGACACCCATTGGCGTGGCTGATGACAGCCGCCTTGAGAAACATGCCTTTCGCATTGTCGGCGTGCTGAAAACCGAAGGCGGCTTGAATTTCAGCCCCTTCGGCAATGCCAATTTCTTTTTGCCGCTGGAACAGGCCAAACGCTTGCGGCTGGCGAATCTGTCGCCGATGGAACGCATGGGCGAGGCGCTGACCGGGCATGACGATGTGCCTAGCTATCGCGCGTTGGAATTGCGCGTCACCGATCCGAGCCAGATCAAACCCGTCACCGCCGCCTTGGAAAAGCTGGGCCTGCGCGCATTTTCAGTCACGACCCAACTCGAAGAGATCGAACGCATCTTCCTGATCATCAACAGCAGTCTGGCGTTGATTGGCGGCATCGCCTTGCTGGTGGCGTCGTTCGGCATTTCGAACACGATGATTATGTCCATCCGCGAACGCACGCGCGAGATCGGCATTATGAAAGCCATCGGCGGTTCGGACGGCGAGATCATGAAAATCTTTTTTGTCGAAGCCAGCCTGATTGGCCTGCTGGGTGGGACGTTGGGCGTGCTGGCGGGCTGGGGCGTAGACCGTTTGGCCAACACGCTGGCCAACCAGTGGATCGTGCGGCAAGCAGGCCAAACCATGCGCCACATCGAATTCTTTTCGATCCCCTGGTTTTTGTCGGGCGGCGCGATCCTGTTCGCCGTGTTCATCAGCCTGATTGCGGCGATCTATCCGGCCTCGCGCGCCGCCAAAGTAGACCCGATCAAGGCACTGCGCTATGAGTAATGCAGTGCCGGTTGTGCAAGTGAATTTTACGTTGGCTGGGCCGTCGAGATTCTTTGTCGAAGCGGTTGACTACACGGGGTTTCGGCCAGAGAATCACCGCCGTAACGAAACAAATTAAGCACCACTAGAGAGCAGTTGCGACGCGCGGGCGAGGCGCGTCCTACTCCTCTCAAAACGAAGAAAAATACCCCCCCTTCCTGAAGCAACATTCGGAGGGAACCATGAAAGTCCATCGTATTGTGCGGCGCTTTGTGCGGCAGCTATGCGGGCAAAGCTGTCTGGCGCTGCTGTGGTTATTGGGCGTGGCTGCCCTTGTGCAAGCCCAGACCGCCAGGTCTGCGAACGAGGCTGTGCTCAGCCTCGACACGCAGGTTGTGTCGCTGACCGTCACCGTCAGCGACAAACAGGGCCGCCATGTGTCCGGCCTGGAGCAAGGCGCGTTTGCCTTGTTTGAAGACCAAGTGGCCCAGGAAATCAGCTACTTCACCAATACCGACACACCGGCTTCGATTGTCGTCGTGTTCGATTTGTCGGGTTCGATGCGCGACGAAAAGATCAAACGCTCCCAACTGGCGCTCGAACGCTTTTTGCAGAACTGCCACGCCGATGACGAGTATTCGTTGATCGGGTTCAACGACCACGCCTGGGTGGCGTTAGACCGCACACGCGATCCGCAGCAGTTATTGCGGCAATTCAGTAGCGTGAAACCGGAAGGGAATACGGCGCTTTATGACGCCGTCGCGTTGGGCTTGCGGCAGTTGGAAAAGGCTCGTTATCCCCGGCGCGTGCTGTTGGTCATCAGCGATGGCGACGACAATCATTCGCGCGCCAGTTTGCGCCAGATCAAACGCCAGGTGAATGAATCCGCTGCGTTGATCTATGCCATTGGCGTGCATGATTTTTCGTTGCGCAACCAAATCGGCGGATTGATTCTGCACGAACTGACAGAGCCGAGTGGCGGCAAGGCGTTCTTCCCGAAAGATGGCGAGGCCATGTCGGAGGCGTTTGAAAAGATCGCGCTCGAATTGCGGCAGCAGTATTCCATTGGCTATACGCCGTCGAATTTTTCCGCCGACGGCAAGTGGCGCAAGCTGAAAGTCAAAGTCACACCGCCTCCCGAAACGCCGGGCATCGTCGTGCGCGCCCGCGTAGGCTATTACGCCAATCCCAAACGACCCGGGGCCGCTGCCGAAGAAGTCGAAGCGGCGCATCGCTAGTCGTTTTGTTGGATGGTTGCCGGCGGGCGAACGATCAGCGCGTCTTCGACGTGCGGGTCACTGTGCAAAGTGATGTGCACCGGGCAGCGGTTGGCGATGTAAAGCAAACGTTCGCGCTGCTCTTCGGTCACTGCGCCGGTGACGTAAATCAAGCGGCTGATGTGTTGAATCTCTTTTTTCGCGGCCTTCTGTTCGTCGCTGCACGATTCGCAATCGTCCGCGTGAATGCGGTCGAAACTTAGCAGCACCTCGACCTCGGTGATTGGCAGTTGCTTGCGTTCGATATACATCCTGAGCGTCATCGCCGTGCACGCGCCCAACGCCGAGAGCAGCAATTCATACGGCGACATCCCTTCATCGGTGCCACCTGCTTTGACCGGCTCGTCGGCCACCAGCGTGTGCGCCCCCGCCGTGATTTGGGTGCGGAAGCCATCGGCCAGCGCCAGTTTTACGCGAACATCATTCATTGTGCTTCCTCGGAAAAGACCCGCCGCAGATTATCGCAGAAAGGCGCAGATCAGCGTTTGTCTGCGATAATCTGCGGCTCAGGTTTTCGTTGCTTCAGAGGCGCGCCATCACAACAGTGGCAACTCTGCCGTGAGCAGTTGCAGCCCCAGAATTTTCCAGCGCGCAATCGCCGCGCGGATGTCGTCTTCGGTCGTGCGCGGATTGATCGTGCACATGCGCAGCACCGTTTGGCCGCGCAGGATCGTCGAACTGGCGAAGGCAAACCCGTCTTCGCGCACGGCATTGACGAGTTGCTGATTCAACCTGTCGAGTTCACTTTCGCCCACACCCACAGGCGCAAAGCGAAAGGCGACGATGCCCAGCGTGGCGGGCGAAACGATTTGCCAGCAGGCGTCTTCGCGCAACACTTGCTCGGCCAATTCCGCCAATTCCAGCCCGCGCGCCACCGCCGCGCGAAAGGCCGCGACGCCAAAGGCCTTGAACGAGAGCCACAATTTCAACGCGCGGAAGCTGCGCGTCAGTTGATAACCCTGCTCGTAAAAATTGACCTCGGCCATATTGAGTTGCGTGTCTTCCAGATATTCCGGCAGCACGTGAAAGGTCTGCTTCAACCAGCGCACATCGCGCACCAGCACGCAGCCGATTTCGTAGGTCTGAAACAGCCACTTGTGCGGATCGAGCGCCAGCGAATCCACTTCGCCCAATCCCGCCAATAATGCTTGGCCGCGTTCGCACAACACCGCCGCCACGCCATACGCGCCGTCAACGTGCAGCCATAAATCTTCAGCGCGGCAAAACTGCACCAGTTCCGGCAGCGGATCAATCGCGCCTGTGTTGGTCGCCCCCGCATTGGCGATCACGCAAAAGGGCCGCCTGCCATTGGCGCGGTCAGCGGTGACAGCGGCTTGCAACGCGGCCAATGGCAGGCGATACGCCGCATCGCTCGGCAGCTTGCACAACTGTTCGGGCGCAAAGCCCAACACGCGCAAGGCACGTTCAGAGGCCGAGTGCGTTTGATCTGAAAAGTAAACGACCGCATCGGCGAAGCGGTCATTCAGCTTGACGTGGCGCGCCACGGCCAGCGCCGTCAAATTGGCCGCTGACCCGCCCGACACGAAATGCCCGCCCGCCGTTGCAGGCAAGCCGCACAATTCGCGCAACCAATCCACCGTTACCAATTCGATTTGCGCGGGCGCCGAACCGCCCAGCCACGAGCCTACAAAAGGATTGAAGCCGCTCATCAGCACATCGGCCAGCACGCTGACAAAATTGACCGGCGTCGGGATGAAGGCGAAAAAACGCGGATGCCCGATGTTGCCCATAAACGGCCAGACATCGCGCTGCAATTGCGCGAAGAGTGTTTCAATGCCGGTTGGCGCTTCGGGCAAGGGCTCGCGCAAGCGGGCTTCGAGTTCGGCGCGCGTGCCGACGCGGATGGCGGGTTTGTCGTTGAGTTGTTCAAAGTGGGCGACGATCTCGTCAATGGCTTGGTAGCCGAGACGGCGCATTTCTGCGGGTGAGAGATCGAGTTGATCGTTGTTGGGCATTACTGGTTAAGGCGCGATCTGAACGTTCGGGTAGCGCTGAATCTTCCCATCCAGCGTGACCAGCAGGCAGCCGTAAATTCTGGCCGTGGCGACAATCAGTTGATCCGCTGGATCGCGATGGAAATTGCCGGGCAGATGATTGGACTCGACCGCAATTTCCGGTGTCAGGTCTAGCAGTTGGATACCCGGTTCAGCCAAGGCAAAGTTGAACCAATCTTTGATCGGGAAAGGCAGCGGCAATCTACCCAACAGGTCGAGTTTCGCCACCTCCCAGCACGAAAAGACGCTGACTCCCAGCCCTTGCGTGACGTGTGCTTGCACATAGGCTCGCTGCGCCGCCGGAAGCTGACTATCCCGATGCACCCACCAAACCCAAATATGCGTATCAAGCACGATCATCGGTAAATTTCCCAATCACTTTCCGGCACGGCAGGCTCAAAGGGGTCGTGGTAGACGATGGGCATACCGCGCAATGGATAGCGCTCTGCTTCATTCTTCGCGTCAGTCTCGGCACTTGGCGCTTGGAAAAAACTTGAACGCACGATGACCTCGACCCGTTCTCCGGTCAGGAAAGGCAGATTGCTCAAGGTCAAGCTGCCGTCCGGCGCGACTGTTGTTTCGACACGATAAGCTTGCATTGTTTTCTCCATTAAACACTTCCTACTAAACAATCCACCCGCCGCCAACCACTACATCACCATCATAAAACACCGCTGCCTGTCCCGGCGTGACCGCGCGTTGTGCTTCATCAAACGCCACCAGCACGGAACCATCCACTTGTTGCGTTAGCGTCGCCGCCGCCTCTTCCGCACGCGAACGAATCTTGACCGTGACGCGCAATGGTTTGGTCAACGCGGCCACAGCGATCCAATTGACGCGCCGCACGATCATGCTGGTCTTGAGCAAATCATCCACACCGCCAACCACCACGCGGTTGCGTTTGGCGTCCACTTCAATCACGTAAAGCGGATCAGGCGAAGAGATGCCCAGGCCGCGCCGCTGGCCGACGGTGTAACGATGAATGCCGGTGTGCCGGCCCAAGACCTGCCCGCTGACCGTGATGATTTCGCCCGGCGCGAGCGCGGCATTCAGCACCGGCAACGTCTTCACGTTCGGCTTTTCTTCGGCCAGATAGCGTTCGATAAATTGTGCGTAGTTGCCGTCCGGGATAAAGCAAATCTCCTGGCTTTCGGGTTTGTGCGCGGTCGGCAACCCGGCGGCGGCGGCGATGTTGCGCACTTCCTGCTTGGTCATTTCGCCGAGCGGGAACATGGCGTAGCGCAACTGCTCCTGCGTCAGTTCAAACAGGAAGTAGGATTGGTCTTTGGCGTGATTGACCGCGCGCAGCAACAGCCAGCGG
This window harbors:
- a CDS encoding type II toxin-antitoxin system VapC family toxin produces the protein MIVLDTHIWVWWVHRDSQLPAAQRAYVQAHVTQGLGVSVFSCWEVAKLDLLGRLPLPFPIKDWFNFALAEPGIQLLDLTPEIAVESNHLPGNFHRDPADQLIVATARIYGCLLVTLDGKIQRYPNVQIAP
- a CDS encoding OsmC family protein, producing MNDVRVKLALADGFRTQITAGAHTLVADEPVKAGGTDEGMSPYELLLSALGACTAMTLRMYIERKQLPITEVEVLLSFDRIHADDCESCSDEQKAAKKEIQHISRLIYVTGAVTEEQRERLLYIANRCPVHITLHSDPHVEDALIVRPPATIQQND
- the mnmA gene encoding tRNA 2-thiouridine(34) synthase MnmA gives rise to the protein MIAVAMSGGVDSSTTAALLQQQGHELVGFSMQLWNQRRINVGPDGEPLPSRCCSLDDLYDARTVAHKLGFPFYVVNLEDEFERDVVSPFVNNYLNGLTPSPCVACNSFLKFDKLVELAKTADATKVATGHYARVQYDEARGRWLLLRAVNHAKDQSYFLFELTQEQLRYAMFPLGEMTKQEVRNIAAAAGLPTAHKPESQEICFIPDGNYAQFIERYLAEEKPNVKTLPVLNAALAPGEIITVSGQVLGRHTGIHRYTVGQRRGLGISSPDPLYVIEVDAKRNRVVVGGVDDLLKTSMIVRRVNWIAVAALTKPLRVTVKIRSRAEEAAATLTQQVDGSVLVAFDEAQRAVTPGQAAVFYDGDVVVGGGWIV
- a CDS encoding VWA domain-containing protein encodes the protein MKVHRIVRRFVRQLCGQSCLALLWLLGVAALVQAQTARSANEAVLSLDTQVVSLTVTVSDKQGRHVSGLEQGAFALFEDQVAQEISYFTNTDTPASIVVVFDLSGSMRDEKIKRSQLALERFLQNCHADDEYSLIGFNDHAWVALDRTRDPQQLLRQFSSVKPEGNTALYDAVALGLRQLEKARYPRRVLLVISDGDDNHSRASLRQIKRQVNESAALIYAIGVHDFSLRNQIGGLILHELTEPSGGKAFFPKDGEAMSEAFEKIALELRQQYSIGYTPSNFSADGKWRKLKVKVTPPPETPGIVVRARVGYYANPKRPGAAAEEVEAAHR
- a CDS encoding acetylxylan esterase — translated: MTALACALWFSVLTPSARAQNQPFVANYDEAKVGSYELPDPLRLANGNAVTDAKAWRARRQEILRLFGEHVYGFTPATKTRIAFAETKRDENALGGLAVRREVTVYLLGRKDGPQMHLLLFVPKAARQPAPVFMGLSFNGNHAVHPDPGITLSTAWLPNTRDGGVVNNRATVKARGSEANRWAIEMIVKRGYAVVTAYCGDLFPDHNEGLKDSIIPQLYRNGQTAQAANDWNALGAWAWGMSRAMDYIEKDKTLDARRVAIIGHSRLGKATLWAGAQDERFALVISNESGEGGAALARRNFGETVERINTSFPYWFNANFKQYNRNVAALPVDQHMLLALIAPRPLYVASAVEDQWSDPRGEFLSAKAASPVYRLLGTDGLGTTEMPGLQQPVMTTIGYHIRAGKHDVTEYDWEQYLNFADKHLRTKK
- a CDS encoding ABC transporter permease, translated to MMSFVDILMLALRNLRQAKLRTALTVIGVVVGVAAIITMVSFGIGLQRNIIGQAFARLDAFTAITVLGADTEDLLALNEGRTALDEDEEGAAKPGNAEAVASPAPSATPASNGPPNAPSRPRRVLDETTLAEIGRLKGVRFVAPIVTFNCFTRFNDRTRVQTIAGATVGDDPRFKTFLAGGGFRTADAHEAVINENFLTAFSPEAFRRRRNRRGGPPQGGPFQATSTKSDEERVRDAQAALGKELTLLSQPGAASVTGSIFGIPLLNPASTPIGVADDSRLEKHAFRIVGVLKTEGGLNFSPFGNANFFLPLEQAKRLRLANLSPMERMGEALTGHDDVPSYRALELRVTDPSQIKPVTAALEKLGLRAFSVTTQLEEIERIFLIINSSLALIGGIALLVASFGISNTMIMSIRERTREIGIMKAIGGSDGEIMKIFFVEASLIGLLGGTLGVLAGWGVDRLANTLANQWIVRQAGQTMRHIEFFSIPWFLSGGAILFAVFISLIAAIYPASRAAKVDPIKALRYE
- a CDS encoding aminotransferase class V-fold PLP-dependent enzyme, producing the protein MPNNDQLDLSPAEMRRLGYQAIDEIVAHFEQLNDKPAIRVGTRAELEARLREPLPEAPTGIETLFAQLQRDVWPFMGNIGHPRFFAFIPTPVNFVSVLADVLMSGFNPFVGSWLGGSAPAQIELVTVDWLRELCGLPATAGGHFVSGGSAANLTALAVARHVKLNDRFADAVVYFSDQTHSASERALRVLGFAPEQLCKLPSDAAYRLPLAALQAAVTADRANGRRPFCVIANAGATNTGAIDPLPELVQFCRAEDLWLHVDGAYGVAAVLCERGQALLAGLGEVDSLALDPHKWLFQTYEIGCVLVRDVRWLKQTFHVLPEYLEDTQLNMAEVNFYEQGYQLTRSFRALKLWLSFKAFGVAAFRAAVARGLELAELAEQVLREDACWQIVSPATLGIVAFRFAPVGVGESELDRLNQQLVNAVREDGFAFASSTILRGQTVLRMCTINPRTTEDDIRAAIARWKILGLQLLTAELPLL